The Deltaproteobacteria bacterium genome window below encodes:
- a CDS encoding PDZ domain-containing protein, with translation MSVRLKFLLRSAALATIAFIVVASGTRAAPTAAPSYDLSRAAVVETVLKFVAEAYIDPARFDPERAFENTMKDLEAFIPEFRCDFIKGSRRYRMQMNTQAKEVEQVRLLTFDDYLRNVRGVLAFIQQTLKSDIPLAKIEYEAVNGFLGILDPHSRLMDPDGYEEFVVATQGEFGGLGIQIQMRDNQLTVISPLDDTPASKAGIRPGDRIVKIEDEATDNMTLDEAVKRLRGPANTQVKLTLLRGKLDPFDLTLTRARIKLKAIESALLEDNVGYVQVKSFQENTAVNMEQALDNLQRQSPDKAPLKGVVLDLRNNPGGLLDEATALANRFLKQGVIVTTVDGRNTKSTRAKSGLARKYGEIPVVVLVNEGSASASEIIAGAIKNQNRGIILGQRTFGKGSVQNVFPLSDRSALKLTVQQYLTPGDISIQNVGVMPTIQLNPVVVTAEEIRLRAHQRPYREVDLDNHLIAHGSDEKAQQPVDPPLADLDFLMEPEPKAGDTPVGEDDPSKPFSNAEQMRAALPKDFSVQLARQMISEGGAAQMPQFLEQARPVLRRVAKQQSALIDKALAKAGIDWSPGPALRAGINLEVSLTVQDERGNPIRAAVSGRKNYLSLKVVNRSQAMLYRLHGYTTAKNGFLNNQEFLLGRVAPGATVEKKVPVQLGHGLSGWTEFVKVTFEAGEKEKIFETSLPVSIDRAPSPRFDVTYTLSDNTSISPLVKGDGDGLIEPGETIGISFRVRNSGKGDSERAFLQLRTRNGQLIEIGTAGSRYQIQGLKAGTTQNILVPVQISKDFMEPRLTLPMRITDANFPSELSADIVIPVSIGPAAHARDPIVTNTPVTLSAPAVQIEQAVSAGATVNERSFKLSGEVIDDGPVRDLFVMVNGRKSFYYSFEQAAAAKLDKYPFNVRLPIQTGLNRVILVARDTANLTSVQSFTVWQTDGPLPASTAQRDAPPPATP, from the coding sequence TTGTCAGTCCGCCTGAAATTTCTTCTTCGCTCGGCCGCACTCGCAACGATTGCCTTCATCGTCGTTGCCTCGGGCACACGGGCGGCGCCAACCGCGGCGCCGTCTTACGACCTCAGCAGGGCGGCAGTGGTCGAGACAGTACTCAAGTTCGTCGCCGAGGCCTACATTGATCCGGCCCGGTTCGATCCTGAGCGGGCATTCGAAAACACGATGAAGGATCTCGAGGCATTCATCCCCGAGTTCCGGTGCGATTTCATCAAGGGCTCACGCCGCTACCGTATGCAGATGAACACGCAGGCCAAGGAAGTCGAGCAGGTCCGGCTGCTCACGTTCGACGATTACCTCCGGAATGTCCGCGGCGTGCTCGCGTTTATCCAGCAGACCCTGAAAAGCGACATCCCGCTCGCCAAGATCGAGTATGAGGCGGTCAACGGGTTCCTGGGTATCCTGGATCCGCACTCGCGGCTCATGGATCCCGACGGCTACGAGGAGTTCGTCGTTGCCACACAGGGCGAGTTCGGCGGGCTCGGCATCCAGATCCAGATGCGGGACAACCAGCTGACGGTTATCTCGCCTCTTGATGACACTCCTGCCTCGAAGGCCGGTATCCGGCCGGGCGACCGGATCGTCAAGATAGAGGACGAGGCGACCGACAACATGACGCTGGACGAGGCGGTCAAGCGGCTGCGCGGTCCGGCCAACACCCAGGTAAAACTCACCCTGCTTCGCGGCAAGCTGGACCCGTTCGACCTCACCCTGACCCGGGCCCGCATCAAGCTGAAGGCCATTGAATCAGCCCTGCTCGAAGACAATGTGGGCTATGTCCAGGTAAAGAGCTTTCAGGAAAATACCGCCGTCAACATGGAACAGGCTCTGGACAACCTCCAGCGGCAGTCCCCTGACAAGGCGCCCCTCAAGGGCGTCGTGCTGGATCTCCGGAACAACCCCGGCGGCCTGCTTGATGAGGCCACGGCCCTGGCGAACCGGTTTCTGAAGCAGGGAGTCATCGTCACGACGGTTGACGGGCGCAACACGAAGTCCACACGCGCGAAGTCGGGGCTTGCCCGCAAATACGGCGAAATCCCGGTCGTGGTGCTGGTCAATGAGGGGTCGGCCTCGGCCAGTGAAATCATCGCCGGCGCCATCAAGAACCAGAACCGGGGCATCATCCTCGGACAGCGGACCTTCGGCAAAGGATCAGTGCAGAATGTTTTCCCGCTGAGCGACCGCTCGGCACTGAAACTGACCGTGCAGCAGTACCTGACGCCCGGCGACATCTCGATCCAGAACGTCGGCGTCATGCCCACCATCCAGCTGAACCCCGTCGTCGTCACCGCCGAGGAGATCAGGCTCCGCGCCCACCAGCGCCCGTACCGCGAGGTTGATCTGGACAACCACCTGATCGCCCACGGGTCCGATGAAAAGGCACAACAGCCGGTGGATCCTCCGCTGGCCGACCTGGATTTCCTGATGGAGCCGGAGCCAAAGGCGGGAGACACCCCGGTCGGCGAAGACGATCCGAGCAAGCCCTTCTCCAACGCCGAGCAGATGCGCGCCGCGCTCCCCAAGGACTTCTCCGTGCAGCTCGCACGGCAGATGATTTCCGAAGGCGGCGCCGCGCAGATGCCCCAGTTCCTGGAACAGGCTCGTCCGGTCCTCCGCCGCGTGGCCAAGCAGCAGTCGGCGCTGATTGACAAGGCGCTGGCCAAGGCCGGTATCGACTGGAGCCCCGGCCCCGCCCTTCGCGCCGGCATCAATCTCGAAGTTTCACTGACCGTGCAGGACGAACGCGGCAATCCCATCCGGGCGGCCGTGTCTGGCCGGAAGAACTACCTCAGTCTCAAGGTCGTGAACCGCTCCCAGGCGATGCTCTACCGGCTTCACGGCTACACGACGGCCAAGAACGGTTTCCTCAACAACCAGGAGTTCCTTTTGGGCAGGGTGGCCCCTGGCGCGACGGTCGAAAAGAAGGTTCCCGTACAGCTCGGACACGGCCTGTCCGGATGGACTGAATTCGTAAAGGTGACGTTTGAAGCCGGCGAGAAGGAAAAGATTTTCGAGACCAGCCTGCCGGTTTCCATCGACCGGGCACCAAGTCCCCGTTTTGACGTCACCTATACGCTCTCGGACAACACCAGCATCAGTCCGCTGGTGAAAGGGGACGGCGACGGGCTCATCGAGCCCGGCGAAACCATCGGCATCAGTTTCCGGGTCCGCAACAGCGGCAAAGGGGATTCCGAGCGGGCGTTCCTCCAGCTCCGCACCCGGAACGGCCAGCTGATCGAGATCGGCACCGCGGGATCGCGATACCAGATACAGGGGCTCAAGGCCGGGACCACCCAGAACATCCTCGTTCCGGTGCAGATCAGCAAGGATTTCATGGAACCCCGGCTGACCCTGCCCATGCGGATAACGGACGCGAACTTCCCGTCCGAACTGAGCGCCGATATCGTGATCCCGGTTTCGATCGGTCCGGCCGCCCATGCGAGGGATCCGATCGTCACCAACACGCCGGTCACACTGTCTGCGCCGGCCGTACAGATCGAGCAGGCCGTCTCCGCCGGAGCGACCGTCAACGAGCGCTCCTTCAAGCTGAGCGGCGAGGTTATCGATGACGGTCCTGTCCGCGACCTGTTCGTGATGGTGAACGGGCGCAAGAGCTTCTACTACTCGTTCGAGCAGGCAGCCGCGGCCAAGCTCGACAAGTACCCTTTCAACGTCCGGTTGCCGATCCAGACCGGGCTGAACCGGGTGATACTGGTCGCACGGGATACGGCCAACCTGACCTCCGTGCAGAGTTTCACCGTCTGGCAGACGGACGGGCCCCTGCCCGCTTCCACGGCCCAGCGGGATGCGCCGCCTCCTGCGACACCCTGA
- a CDS encoding molybdopterin-dependent oxidoreductase: MSGPVTETKTTFCRICEAACGLEVTTEGNRIVKVEPDREHVVTQGYVCIKGIRFLDVHNSPDRIKHPMKRVGDKWVRITWDRAFSEIGRKVKELRRQHGPSSIAMYMGNPAAFSGTHPVFSQAFLSGLGSKNFYSAGSQDCNNKFAATIRMYGSPAIQPIPDFDHVDCFIIVGSNPAISQMSFVSAPRPIERLKAIEQRGGKVYFVNPRKTESARGLGEQVFVRPDTDVYFLLAFLNELIATGGVRNDLIGKYMKNWDAAEKLARQWTPEQAEKVTGIPAEKLREMVARYRNSKGSALYCSTGLNMAKNSTLAYWVLNVINCVSGNLDRRGGMIVSRGLVDLPRLGKMAGVGARKARSRIGNFESVMDSFPAGVLPDEILTPGDGQIRALFVSAGNPLLSCPNGSRMEEALKKLELIVSVDMFRNETGNLAHYILPSLSFFERPDLPMPANGFQPVPYLQWTDAMVQPDAEQRDEWWIYTELARACGISIFGAKPVQAYFNLNRLLSKLPLIGGRVGFRPERMMEMLVLASRQITPWALRKKPHGVLLKPNPAGDFLGKRVLTGDGKIDLAPPDLVDAARDLVRDYAEELQCREQLKLISKRERFTHNSWMHNIEEFVKGERRTNYLYMHPEDARRAELEDGDLAEISSATATVTAPVKITDEMMPRVVALPHGWGHRKADGLSIASRTSGANANLLAADGPGALEKFAGMAHLNGIRVEVRRAAEPMAEAG; the protein is encoded by the coding sequence ATGTCCGGACCGGTGACGGAGACCAAGACGACTTTTTGCCGCATCTGCGAGGCCGCCTGCGGCCTGGAAGTGACGACGGAGGGAAACCGCATCGTCAAGGTCGAACCCGACCGCGAGCATGTGGTGACCCAGGGCTACGTGTGCATCAAGGGGATCAGGTTTCTCGATGTCCACAACTCGCCCGACCGGATCAAGCACCCGATGAAACGGGTGGGCGACAAGTGGGTCCGGATCACCTGGGACCGGGCCTTCAGCGAGATCGGCCGGAAAGTGAAGGAACTCCGCCGCCAGCACGGCCCCAGCTCCATCGCGATGTACATGGGGAATCCGGCGGCCTTCAGCGGCACCCATCCGGTGTTCTCGCAGGCCTTCCTGTCCGGCCTCGGGAGCAAGAACTTCTATTCGGCCGGTTCGCAGGACTGTAACAACAAGTTCGCCGCGACCATCCGCATGTATGGCTCACCGGCCATCCAGCCCATACCGGATTTCGACCACGTGGATTGCTTCATTATCGTGGGGTCCAATCCCGCCATCTCGCAGATGAGCTTCGTGAGCGCGCCACGGCCGATCGAGCGGCTGAAGGCGATCGAGCAGCGCGGCGGCAAGGTCTATTTCGTCAACCCGCGGAAGACCGAATCGGCCCGCGGACTGGGCGAGCAGGTTTTCGTCCGGCCCGACACGGATGTCTATTTCCTGCTGGCGTTCCTGAACGAGCTGATCGCCACGGGCGGAGTCCGGAACGACCTGATCGGGAAATACATGAAGAACTGGGACGCTGCCGAGAAGCTGGCCCGCCAGTGGACGCCGGAGCAGGCCGAGAAGGTGACCGGGATCCCGGCGGAAAAGCTGCGCGAGATGGTGGCCCGGTACCGAAACTCGAAGGGCTCGGCCCTGTACTGCTCGACCGGCCTCAACATGGCCAAAAACAGCACGCTCGCCTATTGGGTCCTGAACGTCATCAACTGCGTGTCGGGGAACCTGGACCGCCGGGGCGGGATGATCGTCTCGCGAGGCCTGGTTGATCTTCCGCGGCTGGGGAAGATGGCCGGGGTCGGAGCCCGCAAGGCCCGGTCGCGGATCGGGAACTTCGAAAGCGTCATGGACAGCTTCCCGGCCGGCGTGCTGCCGGATGAAATCCTCACGCCGGGGGACGGGCAGATCCGTGCGCTGTTCGTCTCGGCCGGAAATCCGCTGCTTTCCTGCCCGAACGGGTCGCGGATGGAGGAGGCCCTGAAGAAGCTGGAACTGATCGTCTCGGTGGACATGTTCCGCAACGAGACCGGCAATCTCGCCCACTATATCCTGCCGTCGCTGTCGTTTTTCGAGCGGCCGGACCTGCCCATGCCGGCCAATGGCTTCCAGCCGGTACCATACCTCCAGTGGACCGATGCGATGGTCCAGCCCGACGCCGAGCAGCGCGACGAGTGGTGGATCTACACCGAGCTGGCCCGTGCCTGCGGCATCAGCATTTTCGGGGCAAAACCGGTGCAGGCCTATTTCAACCTGAACCGCCTGTTATCGAAACTGCCGCTGATCGGCGGCCGTGTCGGCTTCAGGCCGGAACGGATGATGGAGATGCTGGTGCTCGCCTCGCGCCAGATCACCCCCTGGGCGCTCAGGAAGAAGCCGCACGGGGTTCTGCTGAAGCCGAACCCGGCAGGGGATTTCCTCGGCAAGCGGGTATTGACCGGTGACGGAAAGATCGATCTTGCGCCGCCGGACCTGGTGGACGCCGCCCGCGACCTCGTGCGCGACTACGCCGAGGAACTCCAGTGCCGGGAGCAGCTCAAGCTGATCAGCAAGCGCGAGCGGTTCACGCACAACTCCTGGATGCACAATATCGAGGAGTTCGTGAAGGGCGAGCGCCGGACGAACTACCTCTACATGCACCCGGAGGACGCCCGCCGGGCGGAACTGGAGGACGGCGATCTGGCCGAGATCAGCTCGGCCACGGCCACGGTCACGGCGCCGGTGAAAATCACCGACGAGATGATGCCCAGGGTGGTCGCGCTTCCGCATGGATGGGGGCACAGGAAGGCCGACGGCCTCAGCATCGCCAGCCGGACCTCCGGCGCGAACGCGAACCTCCTTGCTGCCGACGGGCCGGGCGCGCTGGAGAAGTTCGCCGGGATGGCGCACCTGAACGGCATCCGGGTGGAGGTTCGCCGGGCGGCCGAGCCGATGGCCGAGGCCGGTTGA
- a CDS encoding TetR/AcrR family transcriptional regulator, with product MPSRTPRLRKAATQPDAQSSRAGALEKRKAILDAAVKVFAKKGYYGCRVSDIAEEAGVAYGLVYHYFKSKEQVLNSIFQERWSVFIALLKRVDETPDPLEKKLRTIVSYMVDGYRLNPAMMEVVILEISRSSKFFSAAHTEIFTDAMTLLDRMLTRGVENREVRAGLDTRTAAYLFFGMIETVLTGFVLGALKTASTADFDRIKTEVVETFLNGIRAR from the coding sequence GTGCCGTCCAGAACCCCCCGCCTCCGAAAAGCCGCCACCCAGCCCGATGCCCAGAGCTCGCGGGCCGGTGCGCTCGAAAAGCGGAAGGCCATCCTCGACGCCGCCGTCAAGGTGTTCGCCAAGAAGGGCTACTACGGCTGCCGCGTGTCGGACATCGCCGAGGAGGCGGGCGTCGCCTACGGCCTTGTCTACCACTACTTCAAGAGCAAGGAGCAGGTGCTCAACTCCATCTTCCAGGAGCGGTGGAGCGTGTTTATCGCCCTCCTGAAACGGGTGGACGAGACGCCCGACCCGCTCGAAAAGAAGCTCCGCACCATCGTCAGCTACATGGTGGACGGCTACCGGCTGAACCCGGCCATGATGGAGGTGGTGATCCTCGAGATCTCGCGCAGTTCCAAGTTCTTCAGCGCCGCCCACACGGAGATATTCACCGACGCCATGACGCTTCTCGACCGGATGCTCACACGCGGCGTGGAAAACCGAGAGGTCCGCGCCGGACTCGACACCCGCACGGCCGCCTATCTGTTTTTCGGCATGATCGAGACCGTGCTCACCGGTTTCGTGCTGGGAGCCCTCAAGACCGCCTCCACCGCCGACTTCGACCGGATCAAGACCGAGGTCGTCGAAACGTTCCTGAACGGCATCCGCGCCCGCTGA
- the yacG gene encoding DNA gyrase inhibitor YacG → MAKMSCPQCRQEFVREESRYFPFCSKRCQMVDFGTWMSGGFRVPGGPVLDDEEEGLAGEGDGGDGTDGSPTVH, encoded by the coding sequence ATGGCGAAAATGAGCTGTCCCCAGTGCCGTCAGGAGTTCGTGCGGGAGGAAAGCCGCTACTTCCCGTTCTGCTCGAAGCGGTGCCAGATGGTCGATTTCGGCACATGGATGAGCGGCGGGTTCCGGGTGCCGGGCGGCCCGGTGCTGGATGATGAGGAAGAGGGTCTCGCCGGCGAGGGTGACGGCGGGGACGGCACGGATGGCTCGCCAACCGTTCACTGA
- a CDS encoding carbonic anhydrase translates to MQKLLQGILNFRRNVAPGYAETFAKLALGQSPDTLLIACSDSRVVPNLFASTEPGDMFVLRNVANLVPPYDDSRPDTGTESEGAAIEFSVRTLGISDIIVCGHSECGGMQALMRGREQIPARNLRAWLANGDRSLFRYRAGERASPEPDAVNQLSQLNVLQQMDHLATYPVIREKMDAGKLRLHGWWFEISTTIVHAWDPLENRFVPIDEMEAERIMQRLHAESSGGPQASGSR, encoded by the coding sequence GTGCAGAAACTGTTGCAAGGCATACTGAACTTCCGCAGGAACGTCGCCCCCGGCTATGCGGAGACGTTCGCCAAGCTCGCCCTCGGCCAGTCACCCGACACCCTGCTTATTGCCTGTTCCGACAGCCGCGTTGTTCCCAACCTGTTCGCCTCGACCGAACCCGGCGACATGTTCGTCCTCCGGAACGTGGCCAACCTGGTCCCTCCCTATGACGATTCCCGTCCCGATACCGGCACCGAATCGGAAGGGGCCGCCATCGAATTCTCCGTCCGGACACTGGGGATTTCCGACATCATCGTCTGCGGCCATTCGGAATGCGGCGGCATGCAGGCCCTGATGCGCGGCCGGGAGCAGATTCCCGCCCGGAACCTCCGTGCCTGGCTCGCCAACGGCGACCGGTCCCTGTTCCGGTACCGGGCGGGTGAACGGGCAAGTCCGGAACCGGACGCCGTCAACCAGCTTTCCCAGCTCAACGTGCTCCAGCAGATGGATCACCTCGCCACCTATCCGGTAATCCGGGAAAAAATGGACGCCGGGAAGCTCCGCCTGCACGGCTGGTGGTTCGAGATATCCACGACCATCGTGCACGCCTGGGATCCGCTGGAAAACCGGTTCGTGCCGATTGACGAGATGGAAGCCGAGCGGATCATGCAGCGCCTCCATGCCGAGTCCAGCGGCGGCCCGCAGGCCTCCGGTTCCCGCTGA
- a CDS encoding rhomboid family intramembrane serine protease, with the protein MIPWRDENPRRRFPVVSVLLIAGNTLVFVWTRFLSGQFETLINQWGFISSEWRGLDILETAASPSSASTLATPLTSLFLHAGVLHALSNLWFLKVFGDNVEDAQGRPRFLVFYILCGLFAVFVHYAVDPAASLPLVGASGAVSGVLAAYVFYYPTVMIQSFVPVIIILVPVRIPAFMFIGIWALIQVAGSMVYTGGPGIAYGAHIGGFLAGLALAPVFRRKRSSRRG; encoded by the coding sequence ATGATTCCCTGGCGTGACGAAAACCCCCGCCGCCGCTTTCCGGTGGTGTCTGTTCTGCTGATTGCGGGCAACACGCTGGTCTTCGTCTGGACGAGATTCCTGTCCGGCCAGTTCGAAACCCTCATCAACCAGTGGGGTTTCATTTCATCCGAGTGGCGGGGACTGGACATCCTGGAGACAGCGGCCAGTCCATCCAGTGCCTCCACCCTGGCGACGCCACTGACGTCGCTTTTTCTCCATGCCGGAGTGCTGCATGCCCTGAGCAACCTGTGGTTCCTGAAGGTGTTCGGCGACAACGTGGAAGACGCCCAGGGGCGGCCCCGGTTTCTCGTGTTCTACATCCTGTGCGGCCTGTTCGCCGTCTTCGTCCACTACGCGGTGGATCCGGCTGCCTCGCTTCCGCTGGTAGGCGCAAGCGGAGCCGTGAGCGGCGTGCTGGCGGCCTATGTCTTCTACTACCCGACCGTCATGATCCAGTCGTTCGTGCCGGTCATCATCATTCTGGTGCCGGTCCGGATTCCGGCCTTCATGTTCATCGGGATATGGGCGCTGATCCAGGTGGCCGGAAGCATGGTCTACACGGGAGGCCCCGGCATCGCCTACGGCGCCCATATCGGCGGGTTCCTGGCCGGGCTCGCACTCGCCCCGGTGTTCCGCCGCAAGCGGTCATCACGGCGCGGGTGA
- the priA gene encoding primosomal protein N', with amino-acid sequence MAFYALVVVQEPRWSALTYALPPELTRQLTAGWRVRVPWGRAEKRGIIVSLHREPPANLDPGSIRMVLGTDGGAPLIDPASIELARWIARYYRCSIGQAVRLFIPPEGRDRQEMTVRLNLWDTPVIDLSELDGPASRLYEYLLEREARTPGRPLKLSGRAISGLSSGEMNTAVRDLAQMGIISASAGHSRGRIRERTVPVYSRSGTPVPSNIKLAPVALNILTALEHAPRQLALADLPGSPASRKKALAELERLGLVVPGQQLLPRVQPGTSAEAEKPPKPSPEQEQAIGLIQNDISRNGFQVTLLRGVTGSGKTEVYLRAIETALSLGRGALVIVPEIALTPQTASRFTARFPGQVAVLHSGLGAGERHDEWWRLRRGEARVIVGTRSALFAPLQDTGLIVVDEEHDSSFKQDTVPRYHARDTAVKKAQILKIPVVLGSATPSLETLDNAWRGRYRIVELTGRVAAQQMPSIQVVSLRKEDRTDYDRDRPWFLSGPAEKAIEQTLAAGEQAMIFLNRRGYSPVFPCLSCGHVPECPHCSIPMTYHHGAGTLACHYCGHETSLPRTCTACGGAEFDAKGLGTEQVEMALQSRFPGARIARLDRDSIRRKGTLHSILDRFRSREIDLLVGTQILAKGHDFPGVTLVVVVSADQALRIPDFRAEEKAAQLLAQVSGRAGRADRPGRVIVQTHEPEHPVIQWLQKPGDELWKRIREEREPLLYPPSGRLATVEISARNETAADRVARSLAGQWAVPAGVVRLGPATPPVGKLAGRYRRRFLLKGNSSGVLNNALTGLEQLLASIRERDASSLAMARITVDIDPQSLL; translated from the coding sequence ATGGCCTTCTACGCTCTTGTCGTGGTCCAGGAGCCGCGCTGGAGCGCACTCACCTATGCGCTCCCGCCGGAACTGACCCGCCAGCTGACTGCCGGGTGGCGGGTCCGGGTTCCGTGGGGACGGGCGGAAAAGCGAGGGATCATCGTCTCCCTTCACCGGGAGCCGCCCGCGAATCTCGACCCCGGCTCCATCCGCATGGTGCTCGGAACCGACGGCGGCGCGCCGCTCATCGATCCTGCTTCCATTGAACTGGCCCGCTGGATCGCCCGCTACTACCGGTGCTCCATTGGGCAGGCTGTCCGGCTTTTCATTCCACCCGAGGGCCGGGACCGTCAGGAGATGACGGTCCGGCTTAACCTCTGGGACACGCCTGTGATCGACCTCTCCGAACTCGATGGCCCGGCATCCCGCTTGTACGAATACCTGCTGGAACGCGAGGCCCGGACACCGGGCAGGCCGCTGAAACTCTCCGGGCGTGCGATTTCCGGGCTGTCGTCAGGCGAAATGAATACGGCCGTCCGCGATCTGGCGCAGATGGGAATCATCAGTGCCAGTGCCGGTCATTCCAGGGGGCGAATACGGGAACGGACCGTACCGGTTTATTCCCGTTCCGGCACCCCGGTCCCCAGCAACATCAAGCTTGCTCCCGTGGCGCTGAATATTCTCACCGCGCTGGAACATGCCCCCCGTCAACTGGCGCTGGCGGATCTGCCCGGCAGTCCCGCATCCCGGAAAAAAGCACTGGCGGAGCTGGAGAGGCTGGGCCTTGTGGTACCGGGCCAGCAACTCCTGCCGCGGGTGCAACCGGGAACCAGTGCCGAGGCAGAAAAACCCCCAAAGCCAAGCCCCGAACAGGAACAAGCCATCGGCCTGATCCAGAACGATATATCCAGAAACGGTTTCCAGGTAACCCTGCTCCGGGGCGTCACGGGCAGCGGAAAAACCGAGGTGTACCTCCGGGCCATCGAGACAGCCCTCTCGCTCGGCAGGGGAGCACTGGTGATCGTGCCGGAAATCGCCCTGACGCCTCAGACCGCTTCACGCTTTACCGCCCGGTTCCCCGGACAGGTGGCCGTACTCCACAGCGGACTCGGTGCCGGCGAGCGGCATGACGAATGGTGGCGTCTCCGCAGGGGCGAGGCCCGGGTCATTGTGGGAACCCGTTCTGCACTGTTCGCGCCGCTTCAGGATACCGGCCTCATCGTGGTGGACGAGGAGCACGACTCCTCGTTCAAGCAGGACACGGTTCCCCGGTATCACGCCCGCGATACGGCGGTGAAAAAGGCCCAGATCCTGAAAATCCCGGTCGTGCTCGGTTCAGCAACCCCTTCACTCGAAACCCTCGATAATGCCTGGCGTGGCCGTTACCGGATCGTGGAACTGACCGGGAGAGTTGCCGCCCAGCAGATGCCCTCCATCCAGGTCGTTTCACTCCGGAAGGAAGACCGCACGGATTACGACCGCGATCGGCCATGGTTCCTCTCCGGGCCGGCGGAAAAAGCCATCGAGCAAACGCTTGCAGCGGGCGAGCAGGCCATGATCTTCCTGAACCGGCGGGGTTATTCACCGGTGTTCCCATGCCTGTCCTGCGGACATGTGCCGGAATGTCCGCACTGCTCGATCCCGATGACCTACCATCATGGGGCCGGAACGCTCGCCTGCCACTACTGCGGGCACGAAACCTCACTACCCCGTACCTGTACTGCCTGTGGCGGCGCGGAGTTCGACGCCAAAGGGCTCGGTACCGAGCAGGTCGAGATGGCCCTCCAGAGCCGGTTTCCGGGAGCCCGGATTGCCCGGCTCGACCGCGATTCGATCCGGCGCAAGGGCACGCTCCATTCGATTCTCGACAGGTTTCGCAGCAGGGAGATCGACCTGCTGGTTGGGACGCAGATACTCGCCAAGGGCCATGACTTTCCGGGTGTCACGCTGGTGGTTGTGGTCAGTGCCGACCAGGCACTGCGAATCCCCGATTTCCGGGCCGAGGAAAAGGCCGCCCAGTTACTGGCACAGGTATCGGGCCGTGCCGGACGCGCTGACCGGCCCGGCCGGGTGATCGTTCAGACCCATGAACCTGAACATCCGGTCATCCAGTGGCTCCAGAAACCCGGCGATGAACTCTGGAAACGGATCCGGGAGGAACGCGAACCGCTGCTCTATCCGCCTTCGGGACGCCTTGCCACAGTGGAAATCTCCGCCCGCAACGAAACGGCGGCCGACCGGGTAGCCCGCTCCCTCGCCGGCCAGTGGGCAGTTCCAGCCGGAGTCGTGCGTCTGGGGCCGGCAACGCCACCTGTCGGCAAGCTGGCGGGCCGCTACCGTCGCCGGTTCCTTCTGAAAGGAAATTCATCAGGCGTGCTGAATAATGCACTGACGGGACTGGAACAGTTGCTCGCCAGTATTCGGGAGCGCGACGCGTCATCCCTGGCCATGGCACGGATCACTGTGGATATCGACCCCCAATCCCTGCTGTAA